A single genomic interval of Electrophorus electricus isolate fEleEle1 chromosome 4, fEleEle1.pri, whole genome shotgun sequence harbors:
- the si:ch73-345f18.3 gene encoding uncharacterized protein si:ch73-345f18.3 isoform X2 → MHWCCCCRVSNTEERTPLVAGKTSSARQVPFSRAVNQPVGKIVCRHVGVPDLDQHFSDITETFNEQHEHYECMKENLSTLRYRYRCPPDSSLSECLKKIMEEHDMHHIKIQIKGCYFSLDVMPVENMPDKLKLTQDGITELSRATTAVESSCTKLQRMIEFYLKDEECLTTRVREAAPTHQEQQRLEGNLQANLREARRAKEFSTRYREEARKLLTEAAQLSGVTL, encoded by the exons ATGCACTGGTGCTGCTGTTGTCGCGTTTCCAATACCGAGGAG AGAACGCCTTTAGTTGCTGGGAAGACAAGTTCTGCAAGACAAGTTCCATTTTCTAGAG CTGTCAATCAGCCGGTCGGCAAGATCGTCTGTCGCCATGTGGGCGTGCCTGATCTTGACCAGCACTTCAGCGACATTACCGAGACCTTCAACGAGCAGCACGAACACTACGAGTGCATGAAGGAAAATCTAAGTACCCTGAGGTACCGCTACCGCTGTCCCCCGGACAGCAGCCTGTCCGAGTGCCTGAAGAAGATCATGGAGGAGCACG ACATGCACCACATCAAGATACAAATAAAGGGCTGTTACTTCTCCTTGGATGTGATGCCGGTGGAAAACATGCCCGACAAGCTGAAGCTGACACAGGATGGCATCACGGAGCTATCCCGGGCCACCACGGCCGTCGAGTCATCTTGCACCAAGCTCCAGCGGATGATCGAGTTTTACCTGAAGGACGAAGAGTGCCTGACCACACGGGTGAGGGAGGCAGCCCCAACACACCAGGAGCAGCAACGGCTGGAAGGCAACCTCCAGGCCAACTTGCGGGAGGCTCGCAGGGCTAAAGAGTTTAGCACTCGCTACAGGGAAGAGGCTCGGAAACTTTTAACCGAGGCAGCCCAGCTGTCTGGCGTCACTCTGTAA
- the cdca7b gene encoding cell division cycle-associated 7-like protein, with product MSTSMEKALADIFECPSDNEEFLGFGVDSPEGFSEESRDSLHSRTSWKPVLRFRSKFITDELAHIFMDSDSEGEFEGFSKTDSSLHGTWMSPMVLESEEDSDDIGFYSNDDGDNPTSQRRQSSGLCVAFRFPIRASSAHQRHIAKKSSEVAKLRVAPVRSQPTTGRPRKRRGSQADPPVDLKMGRTQKSSGVCSDESEEGSELTEAEIQILNKRAKNIQENKAMLAKLFADLNSSPELSSKATPTKKRKANTMQKPMSQSERRNPSRKARPPEHFGREEEPVTSSKPKGRNIEVDLKKLMEVDKSRQSEGRYRHRKTRKRMNVRMPEDITEEELDNVADRAKDKILDKDNGSTCHQCRQKTLDTKTECRSVYCQGLKGQFCGPCLRNRYGEDVRTALLDPTWKCPICRGVCNCSLCRKRDGRCATGAITHLAKYYGYDSVKEYLESLQENPE from the exons ATGTCCACATCAATGGag AAAGCCCTGGCGGATATATTTGAATGTCCCAGTGATAATGAAGAGTTTCTTGGCTTTGGAGTGGATTCACCAGAGGGCTTCTCAGAGGAGAGCCGAGACAGCCTCCACTCAAGGACCTCCTGGAAGCCT GTTCTCCGCTTTAGGTCTAAATTTATTACAGATGAGTTGGCTCATATCTTCATGGACTCAGACAGTGAAGGAGAGTTTGAAGGCTTTAGTAAGACAGACAGCTCTCTACACGGCACCTGGATGAGTCCTATG GTTTTGGAGTCTGAAGAAGACAGTGATGACATTGGGTTCTACTCCAACGACGATGGCGACAACCCGACCTCACAAAGGAGGCAGAGTTCGGGATTGTGCGTTGCGTTCCGGTTTCCTATTAGAGCAAGCTCCGCCCATCAAAGGCACATTGCAAAGAAATCCTCAGAGGTGGCCAAGTTGAGGGTTGCTCCAGTCAGAAGTCAGCCCACGACGGGGAGAcccagaaagaggagaggaagccAGGCAGACCCACCTGTGGACTTGAAAATGGGAAGAACCCAGAAAAGCTCTGGAGTGTGTAGTGATGAGTCAGAGGAAGGGAGTGAGCTAACTGAGGCAGAGATACAAATACTGAACAAAAGAGCTAAAAACATCCAGGAGAACAAAGCTATG ctcgcAAAGCTATTTGCAGACCTGAACTCCTCACCTGAGTTGTCCTCAAAGGCCACGCCCACA AAGAAGAGGAAGGCAAACACCATGCAAAAGCCCATGTCACAGAGCGAGAGGCGGAACCCCAGCCGCAAGGCCCGCCCCCCGGAGCATTTTGGGCGGGAAGAGGAGCCAGTCACCTCCTCTAAGCCCAAAGGGAGGAACATTGAAGTAGACCTCAAAAAGCTGATGGAG GTGGACAAGAGCAGACAAAGTGAGGGCAGGTACAGACACAGGAAAACCAGAAAGCGCATGAACGTGCGAATGCCTGAAGACATTACAGAGGAAGAGCTGGACAACGTGGCCGACCGCGCCAAAGACAAGATTCTTGATAAAGATAAT GGCAGCACGTGCCACCAGTGCAGACAGAAAACTTTGGACACCAAGACAGAGTGCAGGAGTGTCTACTGCCAGGGGCTCAAAGGGCAGTTCTGTGGGCCCTGCCTTCGCAATCGCTACGGCGAGGATGTTCGCACTGCCCTGCTGGACCCT aCGTGGAAGTGTCCAATCTGTCGAGGCGTGTGTAACTGTAGCCTGTGCCGGAAGCGAGACGGCCGCTGCGCTACGGGGGCCATTACCCACTTGGCCAAGTACTACGGCTATGATAGCGTGAAAGAGTAcctagagag CCTACAGGAGAACCCCGAGTGA
- the si:ch73-345f18.3 gene encoding uncharacterized protein si:ch73-345f18.3 isoform X1: protein MRISLPQPSQQFFFSAQLAPSGPLFPFVSASTCIRRQRLALRRYFFIPSAPISAMSLNDSFDDSEMIRWGELSAREERKSQTSVLACHPRSALRSQQRTPLVAGKTSSARQVPFSRAVNQPVGKIVCRHVGVPDLDQHFSDITETFNEQHEHYECMKENLSTLRYRYRCPPDSSLSECLKKIMEEHDMHHIKIQIKGCYFSLDVMPVENMPDKLKLTQDGITELSRATTAVESSCTKLQRMIEFYLKDEECLTTRVREAAPTHQEQQRLEGNLQANLREARRAKEFSTRYREEARKLLTEAAQLSGVTL, encoded by the exons ATGCGTATCTCTCTCCCACAACCATCccagcaattttttttttctgctcaatTGGCACCTAGCGGGCCGCTTTTCCCGTTTGTCAGTGCGAGCACCTGCATCCGGAGACAGCGGCTCGCCCTCCGTCGATACTTCTTTATTCCCAGCGCTCCCATTAGCGCGATGAGTCTAAACGACTCCTTCGATGACAGCGAAATGATACGGTGGGGCGAGCTATCTGCGCGGGAGGAGAGGAAATCACAGACCTCAGTCCTCGCCTGCCACCCGCGCAGCGCACTGCGCTCACAGCAG AGAACGCCTTTAGTTGCTGGGAAGACAAGTTCTGCAAGACAAGTTCCATTTTCTAGAG CTGTCAATCAGCCGGTCGGCAAGATCGTCTGTCGCCATGTGGGCGTGCCTGATCTTGACCAGCACTTCAGCGACATTACCGAGACCTTCAACGAGCAGCACGAACACTACGAGTGCATGAAGGAAAATCTAAGTACCCTGAGGTACCGCTACCGCTGTCCCCCGGACAGCAGCCTGTCCGAGTGCCTGAAGAAGATCATGGAGGAGCACG ACATGCACCACATCAAGATACAAATAAAGGGCTGTTACTTCTCCTTGGATGTGATGCCGGTGGAAAACATGCCCGACAAGCTGAAGCTGACACAGGATGGCATCACGGAGCTATCCCGGGCCACCACGGCCGTCGAGTCATCTTGCACCAAGCTCCAGCGGATGATCGAGTTTTACCTGAAGGACGAAGAGTGCCTGACCACACGGGTGAGGGAGGCAGCCCCAACACACCAGGAGCAGCAACGGCTGGAAGGCAACCTCCAGGCCAACTTGCGGGAGGCTCGCAGGGCTAAAGAGTTTAGCACTCGCTACAGGGAAGAGGCTCGGAAACTTTTAACCGAGGCAGCCCAGCTGTCTGGCGTCACTCTGTAA